A region of the Geomonas subterranea genome:
CGCGGACGTTCATGTCCTCGTCTCCCAGCGCCTCTACCAGCAGGGGAAGGCAGGTGGCGCAGCGGATGTTCCCCAGGATGTCGATGATGAACTTGCGCAGGTCATGGTCGGGGTCTTTCAGGTGAGCGCAGAGACGCTCCACCGCCGGCGCCCCGATCCGTTCCAGGGATTCCACGGCGGAGTTGCGCAACCCCGCGTTGTCGGCTGAACGCAGCAGCGCGATCAGGGCCTCGAGTTCGGCCGCCTGGAGCGGCTGCGCCTGCAGCACCACGCCGACCGCCTCCTTGCGCACCCGCCAACTGTCGTCGCCCATGGCACGAAACAGCAGCTCCATCACCTCGGGGAAGGGGCGGCGGCGCAGGGACATGACGGCGAAGCGGCGCTGCTCCTCGTCGTCGGCGGCAAGTCTCTCTGAAATTTCAAGCAGATCGTTGGACAGGGTCTTTCTCCTAAAGGCTAAGTTCGGACCGTTTCTTCGCGATTAATTCCTCGAACGCGTCTTTGAGGAACGTGGTCGTGTCACGCACCTGTTGGGACACCCTCTGCTGATACAGGTATTCGCCTTCGCGTATGTCGTCTGCCAGCAGTTCGTAGAAGTTCCCCTCGCGGACCCCCTGCTCCACCTTCGCCTGGTTGTACAGGACGATGTCCGAAACGATGATCCGGGCCAGCCGCCTGGCCTTCACCTGCTCCTCGGGGAGCTGCGCAGCCGCGGCCGCAGCCGGTGCAGCCGGTGCAGCCGGTGCAGCCGGTGCAGCCGGTGCAGCCGGTGCTGCCGGTGCTGCCGGTGCGGCGGGTGCGGCGGGCTCGGCGGGGGGTACCGGAGTGACGGGAGCTGGCACAGCCGCGACAGGGGCCTCGGCAACCTCGGCAGCCGCGATGACCGGAACCTCCTGGGCCTCAAAGACCGGAGCCTCGGGTGCTTCCGCGCGGACCGCGGGGGGCTCCATGGCGGGAACTTCGGGTGTCGCCGCGACCGGGGCCTCGGGTGCAGTGGTAACCGCGGGCTCGGGGGACGACGGCGCGGGTGCGTGGGCGGCAACCCCGGGCATGGAGGTCTCTTCGACCTCCACCTGCCTGATCTCGCTGCGGCTCTCCTCCTGCGCGGCCAGTTCGCCTTCCGTCGGGCGCACCACGGGGGGCATCCCACCGGAGGTGAGGCGGTAGATCATCGAAACCAGCGAGTCCGGAATGTGGTGCTTCTCGATGTAGTCGTCCGCTCCATAAAGCGAATTCGGGGAGCGCTTGTAGCGGGTCTTGTCATAGATCGAGGCGATCAGCACGATCTTCACCTTGGCGAGGGCCGGGTCCTGACGCACCCGCTCGCAAACCTCGAACCCGAACATGGTCGGCAGCGCCACGTCCAGCAGCAGCACATCGGGCGTCACCTTCTGCACCGTCTCGAGGGCCTCCTTGCCGTCGGTGCAGAGAAAGAGCTCGAAAGGCTCCGCCGCGAGCACCTTTTCCACCGCCTTGCAGAAGGCGGCGCTCTCGTTAGCGACCACCACCTTCACCTTCGCCTGCGGAGCGGCCTGGCGCTCGGTCTTGCGCACCAGCCGGAACACGGCCTTGCAGGCCGAGCAGCGCAGTTTCTTCGGCTCATCGGAGCTGCTAACGGTGACGTTGAATCGCTTCTTGCAGTTAGGACAGACTATCAGCATGCTGGGCTCTTTTTAGTTGTGGTAGTGGTCTCCCCCTGCGGGGCAAGGTAGCCCAACTGGGCCTTCTCCTGGAAGGTGAGCAGGGCGTCGATGTTGAGCAGCATCACCGGGACTTCACGCACCAGGCACAGCCCCACCATGTACTCCCCTCCCACGATCCGCACACCGCGCGGCGGCGCCTTCAAATCCCGCAGCGGAATGGTGATCATCTCGGTCACCTCGTCGACCATCAGGGCCAGAGGCTGGCCGGAGATGGAGAGGATCAGAAGGCGCGCGCTCTCCTGGTTCTCCGCGGCGGGGAGCCCGAAGCGCTTCCTCAGGTCCACCACCGGTATCACCGAACCGCGCAGGTTGATCACCCCCTCCACGAACGGGAGCGCCCGGGGGAGCGGGGCGAGCTTGGGAACCCTGATGATCTCCCTGATGCGCATGATGTCGACGGCGTAGAGCCCGTCATCCATGCGCAGACAGGCGACCTGAATTTCCTGCAACTCCTGCGTCATCAGACAGCGCCCCCCTTTGCGGCGGCCTCGTTGCCCAAAAGCCCCTCGATCACCTCGAGCACCTTGACCGACTTGAAAGGCTTGGTGATGTAGGCGTCCGCGCCGACCTGCCTGCCGTGCTCAAGGTCGCGGCTGCTCTTCTTGGCCGTCAGCATCACCACCGGGATGGCGCTGGTGGCGGGGTTCTCCTTGATGCTGCGGCAGACCTCGAAGCCGTCCATGTCGGGAAGCATGAGGTCCAGCACCACGAGATCCGGCGCATCCTGGGCGATCGCCTTCAGTGCGTCGTTGCCGCCGCGCACTCCGGTGACCTGGTACCCTTTCGAGGTGAAGAGGATGCTCTCCAGCTTCAGTAGACTCTCTTCATCCTCTACCACGAGGATCCTGTTCTTCTCCATGCTCATTCCCCCTGCGCCACGGCTCTACAAGAGACCGACATCCAAGACCTTCTCCATATCGAGCAGGATCAGCATCCTGTCGCTGACCCGCCCTATTCCCAGCACGAACTCGCGGTCGATCCCTTCGAGCACCACCGGCGGAGGCTCGATCCCCCCCTCGGCGATCCGGACCACCTGCACCACCTCGTCCACCAGCACACCCGCGTATCCCCCCTGGCGCTTGACCACCACGATGCGCTCCCGGTCGGAAACCGCCCCGTCGGCAAGCCCGAGCCGGGTCTTCATGTCGAAGACGGGGATGATGTTGCCGCGCAACGAGAGGATGCCGCGCACGAAGGAAGGAACCCTGGGGACCTCGGTCACCTCGCGCGGCTTGATGATCTCCTTGATGTCCATGATGCTGATGGCGTATTCCTCGCTCGCCACCCGGAAGCAGAGCAGCTCGACGCTCGCCGCGTCCACGACCTCCTGCTGCGAGGTCTCCGCCTCGAAGGAGGCGGAGTCGCGCCCCCTGAGGATGACGGCGACCGGGTCGAACTCCTCGGGATCATCCTGGTATTCGAAGGAGGCACCGAACTGCTCGGCCTGCCAGGCCGGCGCCTGGGCGCGCGGCAGCGGGTCGGGGTCCACGTCCCCGTTCATCACCGCACCGGGTATGTCGCCCCCGGGAGCGACCGGGTCGGACATGGCGGGTTCTGGCGCGGAGAACTGATCGGCGAGGGGCACAGCATCCGACTCCGGCATCGGCCAGGCCTCAGCATCGGGCGCCTGCACCTCCTGATCCGGTGCCGTTTCGCGCGCCGCCGCTGCCTGCGTCTCTCCCCGGGAAGCCTTCTTTCTGATCTCTGCAAGATTCATCGAAACCTCAAAACTGGTTCTGCGTTCTATGTTCCACGTTCCACGTCGTTCCCGGCTGGGCACCTGCGAGGCCAGCCCCCGCCCCGCGGTGACGGCAAGCACAGAGGCGGTCCTTTAACGCAGGACCTGGAGCGAAGAACCTGGAACGGGTTCTACGCGAGCAGTTCCGCCGCGGTCTCCTCGATTATCGAGGCGTCGATCAGGGCGGCGTCCTTGCCGTAGCCGATCAAAAGTGCGTTGGTGGCCACCGCGTTGATGCGGCGCGGCACCCCGCCGGAGAGCTCGTAGATCCTCTGCACGGCGTCCGGCGAGAAGAGACCGGGCTCGCCGCCGGCCGCCACGATCCTGAAATCGAGATACTCCAGGGTCTCCTCCAGCCCCAGGGGGGCCAGGTGGAAGTTGAGCGAGATGCGCTGCCGGAACGGCTCGTACACCGGGGAGGCGAGCATCTCGCGCAACTCCGGCTGCCCCATGATGATCACGCTCACCAGGTTGCGGTCGTCGAGCTGGAAGTTGGTCAAAAGGCGCAGCTCGTCGAAGAGCTCCCGGTCCGGGATCATCTGCGCCTCGTCGATAACCACCACCGGGACCCGCCCCTCTCCGTGCAGCCGGTACAGCGCCGTCGTTATCTCCTTCAGGAGCTGGTCCTTCTGCAGCGAGGGCTCGTTCACCTGCAGCCCGGAGGCGATCACCCGCAACAGCTCGTCGGCGGTCAGGCGCGGGTTGAATACGAACATGAAGTGGTAACTCTCCCCCATCCGGTCCATGAGGGCACGCGAGATGGTGGTCTTGCCGCACCCTATGTCGCCGGTCAAAAGGGCGATCTCGCTCTCCTCGACCGCGTACTCGAGCCGCGCCAGCGCCTCCTGGTGCCCCGAACTCATGTAGAGGAAGCGGGGATCAGGGGTCTTGCTGAAAGGCTTCTCGGTGAGACCGTAGAACTCCTTGTACATCAGGCACTCCCCCGGGTGGCCTCGGCGATCACGCTACCGACGTCCAGGACGAGGATGGTGCGCTGGTCGCCCAGGTCCGCGGCCCCGGAGATCCCGCGGAAACCGGCGAAGGTGTCGCCGATGGACTTGATGACGATGTCCTGCTGCCCAAGGAGGTCGTCCACGACGAGCCCGAGCCGCTTCTCGGCGACCCCCACGACGACCACGTAGCAGCTCTCCGGCGCCGCCGCCCCCTTCAGCTCGAACAGTTCGGAAAGGCGCAAAAGGGGCAGGGTCGACTCGCGCAGCTGGATCACTTCCTTGCGCTCCACCGTCTTGATCTCCTTCTGCTCCACGATGATGCTCTCGAGGACCGAGGTGATGGGAAGCGCGTAGGTGCGTCCCGCGGTCGAGATGATGAGTGCCTTGATGATGGCGAGCGTGATGGGGAGGGTGATGATGAAACGCGCCCCCTGCCCGGGGAAATTCTCCACGTCGATCAGGCCGGAAAGGGCGGCGATGTTGGTGCGCACCACGTCCATGCCCACGCCGCGCCCGGAGATCTCGCTCACGGTCTCGGTGGTGGAGAACCCGGGGCGGAAGATGAAATCGAGGGCCTCGCGGTCGCTCACGTCGTCGGGGGAGGCGATGATCCCCAGCTTGACCGCCTTCTGCTTCACGCGCGCGAGATCTATGCCGCCGCCGTCGTCGTCGATCTGGATGACGACGTGGTTCCCCTTCTGGTAGGAGGAGAGGGTGATGGTCCCCTTCTCGTCCTTGCCGGCGGCCAGACGCTTCTCCGGGGGCTCGATGCCGTGGTCGATGCAGTTTCTCACGATGTGCATGACCGGGTCCGAGATGTCCTCGATGATGAGCTTGTCCAGCTCCGTGTCCGCGCCGTAGAGCTTCAGCTCGACCTTCTTCCCCTGCTCCCGGGCGATCTTCCTGATGATCCGGGTCATCTTGTCGAAGAGCTGCCCGACCGGGATCATCCTGATCTCCATGACCCCCTTCTGCAGTTCCGAGAGCTTCTTCTCAAGCCCCTTGGCCGCCTTGTTCAGGTCCTGGGACGGAACGATCAGGCCGTCGCGCCGCATGCGCGCGGCGACGTCGGCGATCATGGAGTGGGAGAGCACCAGTTCCCCCACGATGTTCATCAACAGGTCGAGCTTGCCGATGTCGACGCGCACCGTGCGGCTCATGCTCTTGGCGCTGATGGAGCCGCCATCGCCCCCCATCGGGGCCTGGAACTCCCCCTCCGCGCCGGCGGGCTCTGCGACGGTCGCCGCCTCCGCGCCCCCCCCGGTCTTCCGCTCCTGGGCGGGCTCGCCGAAGGTGGTGATGCTCAGGTTCTCGCGGTCGATGATCGGGGTGAGTGCGCCAGCGGAAAGCTCGGAGCCGAACAGGATCTCGAAGTCGATCCCCGCGTCCAGCCCGCTGGAAGCGGAGGGAAGGGTGCTGATCACCTCGCCCGCCTGCTTCAGGGCGTCGGTCAGCTCCATGAGGTCGGAGTCGAAGCTCGCCAGGAGAAGCGACACCCGGATCGAGTGGATATGGCGCCCCTTCTTCACGTTTTCCAGCAGGCGGTGTTCCTCGTACTCGGTCATGGAGGAGAGGACCCGTTCGGGTATGTTCAGCCGGGCCAGCGGGGAATCCTGGTTCGCCTTGGGACCGCGGGTCAGGCAATCGTTGATGCGTTGCATGGCGCCGGAAAGGTCCGCCCCCTCGCCGCCGGTCTCACCGGCGCTGCGCACCAGCTGCGCCAGCAGCTCGGTCGACTCGAACAGGGTGCTCACCACCGCCTGGTCCAGCTCCACCTTCCCCAGCCTCAGGGCATCGAGCAGGTTCTCCAGGTGGTGTCCCAGTTCCGCGATGTCGGAGAGACCGAACATCCCGGCCAGCCCTTTGAGGGAGTGCGCCCCGCGGAACACGGAGTTGACGAGGTCCGGGTTGCATTCACCGCCGTCCGCGCAGTCACTCAACGAGACCAGGTCAAGACTCAACTGATCCAGGATCTCCTCGGCCTCGGCCAGGAAATCTTTCAACGCTTTCCCTATGCTATCCTCAACGCTCATAGACTCTCTTTTTTAAGAAGACGTTCTACGTTCTACGTTCAAAGTTCTACGTTTTAACTTCTCAAGTCCTATGTTCCGACTCCTGGTTCCCTACTTGTGGGTCAACGTAGAACGTAGAACACAGAACGTAGAACCGGTTCCTAGTCCCCCAGGTACTTGCAGACCAGTTCCTGCAGCTTCACCGGGTCGAAGGGTTTCACCAGGTACTCGTTCGCCCCCAGGGCGAGCCCCTTCTCAAGGTCCTTCTCCCCGCTCTCGGTGGAGACGATGAACAGCGGGATGGACTGGTAATTGGGGTTGTTGCGCACGTAGCTGATCAGCTCGAGTCCGTTGATGTCGGGCATGTTGATGTCGGTGATGATCAGGTCGACCTGTTCGCGCGGCAATAGACGCAACGCCTCGAAGCCGCTGGCGGCCTCGACGATGGTGTATTTTTCCAGTTCGTCTATGGTGGAAACCAGCATGGAACGCATGGTGTTGGAATCTTCGGCTATCAGTATCCTCTTCACGTCACATTTCTCCCCGTCCCTGCTCCTGCAGTCTGCGCTGCAACAGGGCTTTTTCCATGGCTATGCCGGCCTGGCACAGGAAAATTTCCAGCGAATCGGTGTCGCCGATCGGCTTATCCTCGGGGAGGTTGTCGCCGTAGAGGATCGCGACCACCTTCCCCTCGCTCACTATCGGTCCCACGAAATACTCGGCGGGACGTCCCCCCCCCAGCTGCTCCATGAAGTAATGGGTCCAGACCGAGGCGTCGGGCGCCTCCTTCACCGTGAAACGGTTCTCGAGCACCTGCGTGAACAGCGACGGCTCTCCCCTGGGAATGATGAGGTTGCGGACCCGCGAATCGGCACGGCCGTCCTTGTCCTGCAGCCCGAACTGCCCCAGTCCCTGGACGCTTTCCTTCTTGACCAGGAGCACCACCGCCCGGTTCATGAACTCCGCGGCGAACCGCAGTACCAGCAGGATGATCCCCCCGCCTAGCTGCGGGTTGTTCAGCTCCTCGAGCATGCCGCGCAGCTGCGAGATCCCGGTGCTCTGGTTCACGTGCGGCGCGGAGAGGGCGGGTTCCTCGCCCATCTCAAGCCTCAGCTCGTCGCCGATGTTGACGCTGGTAAGGCCCGCCTCATCGCCGATGGCCATACTCTCCAGCGCGGCCACGAGCTTCGGCGCGAAGAGATCGAGGGAGTCCTCGATCTCGCTTTTCAACGGCTTCATGAGCAGCCGGATGCCGAGCCCGCGCATCTTGCGCTGCGCCTCTTCGTTTTCGAAATCGGAGAGCCCCAGAAGCGGCAGCTCCGGGAAATTGTTGCGCACCAGTTCCATGAGTTCCAGGCCGCCCAGGATCCCGCTGCCGTCCATGCGCGGCATGATCAGGTCGACCAGAACTGCCGGGCGCACGCCGTCGCGGTAAAGGGAGTCGACGCGGATCAGCGCGTCCTCGCCGCGCTCCATGGCCTCCACCTGGTACCCGTGCTCCGAAAGCAGGGAAGTGAGCGCCACGAGCGTGATCGGGTCGTCGTCCACCAGCACGAGCGGCGTGCCCTGCCCGGAATTTACAGGCGCGGCCGGAGCCGGAGCCGGGGCGCGGGTCGGTGAGAGCACGCTTTCCGCCTGGGCGGAGGAGGATGGAACATCATACGTGTGGGGGGGGGTGGCCGGAGCGGCCGCGGACGGTTCCTGGAGGAGGTCGAAGGCGAAGTCGACAGATTCGTCCTGGTGCCCAGCCTCATCGCCCCCCTCGCCGCGGTGGCGCTGTTCGTCGATGATGCGGGAGCCTTCCATGGCCAGGTACTGCGGGTTCAACCCCTGCTTCAGCATGAACTGCACCGGGTCGAGCCGGGCGTTGTCGCCGTCGCCGATCTCCTGCAGCTCGAACTCGAAGGTCCCTTCGGCCCAGGCGAACAGCGAGTAGACCACGTTCTCGATCTGCTCGCGGACCACGGCCTCGATGGCGTCCGCACTCACCGCGAAGCGCTCCACCATGATCACGCCCAGAAGCTGGGAGTACCCCTCGTCGGCCTGTATGCTCAGCGCCCGCTTCAGGATCCCCAGGTCGATCACCCCCTGCTGGATCAGCACCTCGCCCAGGTTCTGCTGGAAGGTCGAGGATGTGGCGCGGATCACCTGCCCGTTGCGGAAGATCACCCGTGCCTCTCTCCCTCTGCTTTCCAGGGCGAGCACACCGGACCTCCTGCTGAGGCTCACGATCTGCAGGATCTCGCCTAAGCCGAGATCTTCCAAATTGCCGACTAGACTCATTGATGCCGCTCGCTGTTGGTAGAGGGTGGGCTAAAAATAGGCATCATACTAAACCATCGTATCGGTCAAGTAAAGAATGATTTAGGTATCTTTCTTGTCTCTGCCTCGGAAAATAAGCTTTAAAGGAGTCCCGCTGAAGCCGAAGGCCTCTCTAAAACGGTTCATGATGTACCGTTCATAGGAAAAATGAATCCCCTCGGGACGATTGGTGAAGACGACAAAGGAAGGAGGTTTCACCCCCACCTGCGTCGCGTAGTAGAATTTCACCCGCCTGCCGCCGTCCAGCGGGGCGTGGTTCTCATCCACGGCCTGGTTGAAGATGCGGTTCAACTCGCCGGTGCTCACCCTCTTGCAGAACTGCTCCATCACCTGGTCCACCTCGGCGACGATCCTGCCGGTGCGCTGGCCGCTCTGCGCGGAGACGAAGAGGATCGGGGCGAACGGGAGGTACTTGAAATTGCGGCGGATCTCCTCGGTGAACTTCCCCATGGTGGAGTTGTCCTTTGACACCGTATCCCACTTGTTCACCACGAAGATGCAGCCGCGCCCCGCCTCGTAGGCATAGCCGGCGATCTTAGTGTCCTGCTCGGTGACCCCATCCTCCGCGTTCAAAACGATGAGAACGACGTCGGCGCGGTCGATGGAGCGCAGCGCGTCCACCACCGAATACTTCTCGATCTTCTGGACCGTCTTCCCCTTCCTGCGGATCCCGGCGGTATCGATCAACAGGTAGGGCTTCTTGTTGACCGTGAAACGGGTGTCGATCGCGTCCCGGGTGGTGCCGGCGGTGGGATTGGCCACCACGCGCTCGTACCCCAAAAGGCGGTTCACCAGCGTGGACTTCCCCACGTTGGGGCGCCCGACGACGGCGATCTTGGTGATCTCCTCGTCCTCGTCCTTGTCCCTGTTGTAGGGAAGTGCTGCCAGCACCTCGTCCATCAGGTCGCCCACGCCGCGGTTGTGCTCGGCGGAGATGGTGTAGATCTGGTCCACCCCCAGAGAGTAGAAGTCTCCCGCGTCGGCCTCCTGCTTCTCGCCGTCCACCTTGTTGATGATGTAGAACACCGGCTTCTTGATGCGCCTGAGCATATCCACCACGTCGCGGTCGGCGGGGGTGAGCCCGCCGCGGGCGTCCATCACGAAGAGGATGAGATCCGCCTCCTCCATGGCGAAGCGGGACTGCTCGCGCATCTGCTGCAAGAGCTTGTCGGACGTTTCGGGCTCGAAACCGCCGGTGTCGACCAGGATGAAGGGGATGTCGAAACGGTTCACTTCGGCGTAGTTGCGGTCCCGGGTCACCCCGGGCATATCGTCGACCATCGCCTTACGGCGCCCGACCAGCCTGTTGAAAAGGGTGGACTTCCCGACGTTCGGGCGTCCGACGATGGCAATAATTGGTTTCATGATTTCCCAGCGGGAAAGGCGCCAATCCTAAATCTTTAAAAAGGCGGCACTTTCGGTTTTAATGTATTTGACAGCTAACCGGTATGTGTAACATTTTGCCCGGCAATACGCAACATATACAATATGTGCGGGATTTACCGGCGCAAAGCACCTGAAGTGGAGTCCGGATAGCCGATGTACGTCCCTCTCCTGGCCCCCCGAGCCGGCGCTCGAATACGGCACCTTGGACCAGGTAACTCTCCTTGAAAAGGGAGTTTCCAGGTGCTATTATCCGTCCTGTTGCAAATGGAGGAACAATGGCACGCGTGAAGTTATCAGAAGACATAGTCCCGTTAAGCGATCTGAAACTGAACCCGGGCCGGGTGATCAGCCAGACCGACAAGACTCACCGCCCAATCCTCCTGACCAGCAGGGGGCGCGGCGTCGCCGTGGTCCAATCCCTTGAGGATTATGAAGCGGTGACGGAAGAGCGTGCCTTTCTGCGCGGTATCGTGCAGGGGCTCATGGACCTCGAACAGGGGCAGGAACTGGATCTTGACGAGGTGAAAAAGCGACTCGGGCTGGTGTGACGTGCCCAGGACATTCTCCGTCTCATTCGCCGTCTCGGCAGTGCAGGACATGGAGGAAATCCGCAACTGGTATCAAGAGCAGCATGTGCCGGAGATCGGTGAAAAGCTGCTCCGCGAAGTCATGAAGTCGGTGGAACGGCTCGCCTCGTTTCCGAACAGCGGCCGCATCGTCCCGGAATTCGGCCTCACCTATCTCAGAGAAGTCATCCTTCCTCCTTTTCGCATCGTCTACCGCCTCGACAAGAAGACAATCCGCATCGTGAGGGTATGGCGCAGCGAGAGGTTGCTCACTGTTTCCCTGTGATGACAACCCGCCGGTTTCGGCGCCGCCTGACCCGCCCATTTTGTGTTACAAATGAGGACGTGAGAATTGACATCGACCGCGTAATCTGCTAGCTTGGCGATCCGCCTGCAGCAGGCTCGCGGACCGCTCGTACCGTGGCGCCGCGCCCTCCCCCACTTCCTTCCAAGCCGCACGCTGCCGGCGAAAAATGCTTGATACGGAGCGCACATGCATAAGAAGCTGTACATCCCCGGACCGATCGAGG
Encoded here:
- a CDS encoding response regulator, which produces MLIVCPNCKKRFNVTVSSSDEPKKLRCSACKAVFRLVRKTERQAAPQAKVKVVVANESAAFCKAVEKVLAAEPFELFLCTDGKEALETVQKVTPDVLLLDVALPTMFGFEVCERVRQDPALAKVKIVLIASIYDKTRYKRSPNSLYGADDYIEKHHIPDSLVSMIYRLTSGGMPPVVRPTEGELAAQEESRSEIRQVEVEETSMPGVAAHAPAPSSPEPAVTTAPEAPVAATPEVPAMEPPAVRAEAPEAPVFEAQEVPVIAAAEVAEAPVAAVPAPVTPVPPAEPAAPAAPAAPAAPAAPAAPAAPAAPAAPAAAAAAQLPEEQVKARRLARIIVSDIVLYNQAKVEQGVREGNFYELLADDIREGEYLYQQRVSQQVRDTTTFLKDAFEELIAKKRSELSL
- a CDS encoding chemotaxis protein CheW, with protein sequence MTQELQEIQVACLRMDDGLYAVDIMRIREIIRVPKLAPLPRALPFVEGVINLRGSVIPVVDLRKRFGLPAAENQESARLLILSISGQPLALMVDEVTEMITIPLRDLKAPPRGVRIVGGEYMVGLCLVREVPVMLLNIDALLTFQEKAQLGYLAPQGETTTTTKKSPAC
- a CDS encoding response regulator transcription factor; its protein translation is MEKNRILVVEDEESLLKLESILFTSKGYQVTGVRGGNDALKAIAQDAPDLVVLDLMLPDMDGFEVCRSIKENPATSAIPVVMLTAKKSSRDLEHGRQVGADAYITKPFKSVKVLEVIEGLLGNEAAAKGGAV
- a CDS encoding chemotaxis protein CheW, producing MNLAEIRKKASRGETQAAAARETAPDQEVQAPDAEAWPMPESDAVPLADQFSAPEPAMSDPVAPGGDIPGAVMNGDVDPDPLPRAQAPAWQAEQFGASFEYQDDPEEFDPVAVILRGRDSASFEAETSQQEVVDAASVELLCFRVASEEYAISIMDIKEIIKPREVTEVPRVPSFVRGILSLRGNIIPVFDMKTRLGLADGAVSDRERIVVVKRQGGYAGVLVDEVVQVVRIAEGGIEPPPVVLEGIDREFVLGIGRVSDRMLILLDMEKVLDVGLL
- a CDS encoding ExeA family protein — its product is MYKEFYGLTEKPFSKTPDPRFLYMSSGHQEALARLEYAVEESEIALLTGDIGCGKTTISRALMDRMGESYHFMFVFNPRLTADELLRVIASGLQVNEPSLQKDQLLKEITTALYRLHGEGRVPVVVIDEAQMIPDRELFDELRLLTNFQLDDRNLVSVIIMGQPELREMLASPVYEPFRQRISLNFHLAPLGLEETLEYLDFRIVAAGGEPGLFSPDAVQRIYELSGGVPRRINAVATNALLIGYGKDAALIDASIIEETAAELLA
- a CDS encoding chemotaxis protein CheA — its product is MSVEDSIGKALKDFLAEAEEILDQLSLDLVSLSDCADGGECNPDLVNSVFRGAHSLKGLAGMFGLSDIAELGHHLENLLDALRLGKVELDQAVVSTLFESTELLAQLVRSAGETGGEGADLSGAMQRINDCLTRGPKANQDSPLARLNIPERVLSSMTEYEEHRLLENVKKGRHIHSIRVSLLLASFDSDLMELTDALKQAGEVISTLPSASSGLDAGIDFEILFGSELSAGALTPIIDRENLSITTFGEPAQERKTGGGAEAATVAEPAGAEGEFQAPMGGDGGSISAKSMSRTVRVDIGKLDLLMNIVGELVLSHSMIADVAARMRRDGLIVPSQDLNKAAKGLEKKLSELQKGVMEIRMIPVGQLFDKMTRIIRKIAREQGKKVELKLYGADTELDKLIIEDISDPVMHIVRNCIDHGIEPPEKRLAAGKDEKGTITLSSYQKGNHVVIQIDDDGGGIDLARVKQKAVKLGIIASPDDVSDREALDFIFRPGFSTTETVSEISGRGVGMDVVRTNIAALSGLIDVENFPGQGARFIITLPITLAIIKALIISTAGRTYALPITSVLESIIVEQKEIKTVERKEVIQLRESTLPLLRLSELFELKGAAAPESCYVVVVGVAEKRLGLVVDDLLGQQDIVIKSIGDTFAGFRGISGAADLGDQRTILVLDVGSVIAEATRGSA
- a CDS encoding response regulator, coding for MKRILIAEDSNTMRSMLVSTIDELEKYTIVEAASGFEALRLLPREQVDLIITDINMPDINGLELISYVRNNPNYQSIPLFIVSTESGEKDLEKGLALGANEYLVKPFDPVKLQELVCKYLGD
- a CDS encoding response regulator codes for the protein MSLVGNLEDLGLGEILQIVSLSRRSGVLALESRGREARVIFRNGQVIRATSSTFQQNLGEVLIQQGVIDLGILKRALSIQADEGYSQLLGVIMVERFAVSADAIEAVVREQIENVVYSLFAWAEGTFEFELQEIGDGDNARLDPVQFMLKQGLNPQYLAMEGSRIIDEQRHRGEGGDEAGHQDESVDFAFDLLQEPSAAAPATPPHTYDVPSSSAQAESVLSPTRAPAPAPAAPVNSGQGTPLVLVDDDPITLVALTSLLSEHGYQVEAMERGEDALIRVDSLYRDGVRPAVLVDLIMPRMDGSGILGGLELMELVRNNFPELPLLGLSDFENEEAQRKMRGLGIRLLMKPLKSEIEDSLDLFAPKLVAALESMAIGDEAGLTSVNIGDELRLEMGEEPALSAPHVNQSTGISQLRGMLEELNNPQLGGGIILLVLRFAAEFMNRAVVLLVKKESVQGLGQFGLQDKDGRADSRVRNLIIPRGEPSLFTQVLENRFTVKEAPDASVWTHYFMEQLGGGRPAEYFVGPIVSEGKVVAILYGDNLPEDKPIGDTDSLEIFLCQAGIAMEKALLQRRLQEQGRGEM
- the der gene encoding ribosome biogenesis GTPase Der; its protein translation is MKPIIAIVGRPNVGKSTLFNRLVGRRKAMVDDMPGVTRDRNYAEVNRFDIPFILVDTGGFEPETSDKLLQQMREQSRFAMEEADLILFVMDARGGLTPADRDVVDMLRRIKKPVFYIINKVDGEKQEADAGDFYSLGVDQIYTISAEHNRGVGDLMDEVLAALPYNRDKDEDEEITKIAVVGRPNVGKSTLVNRLLGYERVVANPTAGTTRDAIDTRFTVNKKPYLLIDTAGIRRKGKTVQKIEKYSVVDALRSIDRADVVLIVLNAEDGVTEQDTKIAGYAYEAGRGCIFVVNKWDTVSKDNSTMGKFTEEIRRNFKYLPFAPILFVSAQSGQRTGRIVAEVDQVMEQFCKRVSTGELNRIFNQAVDENHAPLDGGRRVKFYYATQVGVKPPSFVVFTNRPEGIHFSYERYIMNRFREAFGFSGTPLKLIFRGRDKKDT
- a CDS encoding type II toxin-antitoxin system Phd/YefM family antitoxin, with translation MARVKLSEDIVPLSDLKLNPGRVISQTDKTHRPILLTSRGRGVAVVQSLEDYEAVTEERAFLRGIVQGLMDLEQGQELDLDEVKKRLGLV
- a CDS encoding type II toxin-antitoxin system RelE/ParE family toxin; protein product: MPRTFSVSFAVSAVQDMEEIRNWYQEQHVPEIGEKLLREVMKSVERLASFPNSGRIVPEFGLTYLREVILPPFRIVYRLDKKTIRIVRVWRSERLLTVSL